Part of the Sphingobium sp. TKS genome is shown below.
CTGGCCGAACCGGATGGCGCGCTGGTCGAGGCGGCGCAGGAGGCGGCTCGGGCGCTGGATGCGCTGCTGCGCCCCCTCACCCATCTGGGCAAGCGGATGGAGGCCGTGATCGAGGATGCGCCCGACTGGCTGGACGGCGCGGCGCGGGCGCGGGTCGAAGGGGCGATCGCCTCGCTGGGCTGGCGGCGCGATCTGGTGACCGCCTGGCTGGCGCTGCTGGCGCGGGCCGGCGGACCGGCGGATGCGGACTTTGTGGACTGGCTGGCAGTCGAGCGGATCGAGGGGCGGGAGTTCGACATCGGCATCCACCGCCACTGGCTGGACCCGACGCGGCCCCTCGCGCAAACGGTGCTGAAACCGGCGCAGGGGGTGCTGATCACCTCCGCCACGCTGAAGGGCGGCGGCGATTGGGACAATGCGATCAGCCGCAGCGGCGCGAACCATTTGCCGCGTGGCGCCGAGCAGTTCGAGGCAAGCAGCCCCTTCGACTATCCGGAACGGTCGGAAGTGCTGATCGTCACCGACATCAAGCGCGGCGACATTGCGGCGCTGTCGGGCGCCTATGCGCGGCTGATCGAGGCGGCGGGCGGCGGAACTTTGGGCCTGTTCACCGCGATCCGGCGGCTGCGCGCCGTCCATGCGCGGATCGCCGACCGGCTGGCGCGGGCGGGACTGCCGCTTTACGCCCAGCATGTCGACCCGATCGATACGGGCACGCTGATCGATATTTTCCGCGACGATCCCCGCGCTTCGCTGCTGGGCACCGATGCGTTGCGCGACGGCGTGGACGTGCCGGGCCATTCGTTGCGGCTGGTGGTGATGGAGGGCGTGCCCTGGTCGAAGCCGACCGTGCTGCATGCCGCACGCAAGCTGGCCGGGGGCGGCAGCGCCTATGACGACCGGCTGATCCGGGCGCGGATGGCGCAGGCCTTCGGGCGATTGATCCGGCGGGCGGAGGACCGGGGAAGCTTCGTCATCCTCTCCGCCGCCATGCCCAGCCGGCTGCTCAGCGCCTTTCCGCCCGGCACGCCGATCCGCCGTATGACGCTGGACGAAGCCATCATATCGGTCAGCGGCCATTCCCGCGCTGGCCTTGGCGGCGATGCAGCGCTAGGGCTTCAGGGACTCGAATCCGGCACCCACGACCTGGAGCAAAAATGAAGCGGTTGATCCTGTTCCGTCACGCCAAGTCCGATTGGGACGATCCGGTTGCGCGGGACTTCGACCGGCCTCTGAACCGTCGTGGCGAGAAGGCCGCGCTGGTGATGGGCGAATTCGCCAAGGCGCGGGGCATCCGGTTCGACATGGTGGTCGCATCCCCTGCGGTGCGGGTGGTGGAAACGCTGAACAGCTTCTTCACCAGCTATGGCGAGGTGGTCGATCCGCATTGGGACCGGCGCATCTATCTGGCCTCCACCCCCACCCTGTTCGAGGTGATCCGCGACCTGCCCGACAGCGCCGACAGCGTGCTGATGTCGGGTCATAATCCGGGGCTGGAGGAATTGATCCTCGATCTCGTCCCCGACGACGGCGCCAGCCCGCTGCGCGAGGATGTGGAGGTGAAATTCCCCACCGCCTCGATCGCGGTCATGGATCTGCCCATCGACCATTGGAGCGAGGCGAAACCCAATATCGCGAGCCTTGCCAGCTTCACCCGTCCACGCGACCTTGATCCGGCTTTGGGGCCGGGATCGCGCTGAGGGGCATGTGACGCCGATCCTCTGGCGACGGGCGGAGGCGCAAGATGCGGCGGCGCTATCGCTACTGGGCGGGGCGACCTTCCTCGCCAGCTTCGCGCATGATCATCCGGGCGACGCGCTGATCGCCCATATCCGCAGCGCGCACGGAGAAGCCTATTATGCGGCGGCGCTGGCCGATCGCGACCAGGTGCTACTGATCGGAGAAACGCCGCTGGGCGCCCCTGTCGGCTATGCCCTGCTGACGCCGCCTGCGCTGCCCATCGAGACGCGGGAGGGCGATCTTGAACTCAAGCGCATCTATCTGCTCTCCGGCTGGCAGGGTGGAGGCAATGGCGCCAGGCTGATGGCGCTGGTGATGGAGGAAGCGCGGTGGCGTGGCGCGAAGCGATTATTGCTGGCGGTCTATGAGCGCAATAAGCAGGCCCAGCGTTTCTATGCGCGGCATGGCTTCACCGAAGTGAGCGAGACGGTCTTCATGGTAGGCGACGTGCCGTTTCGGGATCT
Proteins encoded:
- a CDS encoding GNAT family N-acetyltransferase — encoded protein: MTPILWRRAEAQDAAALSLLGGATFLASFAHDHPGDALIAHIRSAHGEAYYAAALADRDQVLLIGETPLGAPVGYALLTPPALPIETREGDLELKRIYLLSGWQGGGNGARLMALVMEEARWRGAKRLLLAVYERNKQAQRFYARHGFTEVSETVFMVGDVPFRDLIFAAPLE
- a CDS encoding SixA phosphatase family protein — protein: MKRLILFRHAKSDWDDPVARDFDRPLNRRGEKAALVMGEFAKARGIRFDMVVASPAVRVVETLNSFFTSYGEVVDPHWDRRIYLASTPTLFEVIRDLPDSADSVLMSGHNPGLEELILDLVPDDGASPLREDVEVKFPTASIAVMDLPIDHWSEAKPNIASLASFTRPRDLDPALGPGSR